One genomic window of Elaeis guineensis isolate ETL-2024a chromosome 2, EG11, whole genome shotgun sequence includes the following:
- the LOC105060131 gene encoding uncharacterized protein, with the protein MSKRSSAASLFGRCARAPLRVLCRARDLYVRSLNGCAGRVQYGAAIGYPTFATVPRSYSVGSARTSASDEDLRELIRAASQGRAGLLNARDGVVVPRSQSVAIGRIDEDKPCDFDDDVRVGSDLLFPRSRSCAVGAKRRPRWFA; encoded by the coding sequence ATGAGCAAGAGGAGCAGTGCTGCGAGCCTTTTCGGCCGGTGCGCGCGGGCGCCGCTACGGGTGCTGTGCCGGGCGCGGGACTTGTACGTGCGGAGCCTCAACGGGTGCGCCGGGCGGGTCCAGTACGGCGCGGCGATCGGCTACCCGACCTTCGCCACGGTGCCGAGGAGCTACAGCGTGGGTTCGGCGAGGACGAGCGCGAGCGACGAGGACCTGAGGGAGCTCATCCGCGCCGCGTCGCAGGGCCGCGCCGGCTTGCTCAACGCACGAGACGGCGTGGTCGTGCCGAGGAGCCAGAGCGTGGCGATCGGCCGCATCGACGAGGATAAGCCGTGCGATTTCGACGACGACGTCCGGGTCGGATCCGATTTGCTGTTCCCCCGGAGCCGGAGCTGCGCCGTTGGGGCCAAGCGACGCCCCCGGTGGTTCGCTTGA